GCCGCGCTGTTTGAGGAGTACGTGCGCAAGGTCGCGCCGAAGACTGTGGAGCTGAAGGTCACCCGCATGCACGGCGGCAAGCCGTGGATGGCGGACTTCGACAACATCTACGTGCGCGCGGCAGGCCGTGCGATCGAACAGGGCTTCGGCAAGGCACCGGTGTTCTGCCGCGAAGGTGGATCAATTCCAGTGGTCTCGACGTTCCAGGAAGAGCTGGGCATTCCCTCAGTGCTCTTCGGCGTCGGCCTGCCAGACGAAAACGCCCACGCGCCGAACGAGAAGCTCGACCTGGCGAACTTCCACGGAGGCATAGTGTCGGCGGCGATCCTGTATCAGGAGATCGCCAGACGTTAGCAATGGCGAAATGTCACAAATGTCCGAAATGGCGAAATGTCGGACAAACCAATTGCCGGGAATGGCCGAATGTCCAAGGCGCGCAATGAGCGAATGACCTTGGAGCAGCAGATTCAACCACTGACTACCAAGGACATTCGAACATTCTTCCCTGCAATGGTCTGTCCGCAGTTCGCCATTTCGGACATTTGTGACATTTCGCCATTACCCGTGCGGCGCCCTTATTCCCAGCGAAGCGCACGCATGGGGTCGACCCTCGATGCGCGCCGCGCTGGAATGTAGCCCGCGCCGAGCGCAACAAGGCTGAGCACCACGAACGCGGCGGTGAAGACCACCGGGTCGTGGCCCTTCATACCGAAGAGTTGTTCTTCGGATTCAGCAATGCCGCCGATGGCCCAGGCCATCGCGAGCCCAATCGTGCCTCCCACCAGAGCAAGGATGGCGACCTGTTTAAGCACGAGCCCTTTGACGTTCGAACCCTGCGCTCCCAGCGCCATCCGGAGACCGAACTCGCGCGTGCGCTGCGACACGGTGAACGCCAGGACACCGTAGAGGCCGATGGCCGCCAGGAGCGTTGCGAGAGTCGCGAACGCCGCCGACATCGTGCTGATCAGCCGATCGAGAAACACATTCTCCTGCACTTGCTGCGGCATCGTCTTGAGCTCCTCCACGGGGAGGTTGGGGTCCACTCTTGAGACGATCGTATTCACGGACTTGAGGAACTGGCTCGGTTCAATCGCTGTGCGGATATAAAACGACATGGAGCCGATGCGTTCGTCCTGTCGATAGGGTGAAGAACAGCGCCGGCACGGCGTCCTTCACCTCGCTGTATTTCGCATTCTGCACCAGCCCGACGATCTCGATGTCGAGCGGGCCGTCACCACCCTGCTTCATCAGTGTGCCGACGGCTTTGCCTTCGATGCCGAACTTTTTCGCGAAGGCCTGGTTGACAACGGCCACCTTGGGGCCACCGAGTCGATCGGAGGCGGTGAATTCGCGCCCGCCGATCAGTGGGACGCCCAGCGTGCTGAAGTAATCGGGCCCCACTTCGTTGTAGTTGGAGTGGTTGTCGATGTCGGGACCATTCTTGAAACCCTGCACGTTTACGCTCGTGCCCCAGTTGCTGCCGGCCAGCAGCGGCACCATCGAGGCGCTGACACTTGTCACGCCGGGGGAGCGCCGACAGTTCCTCCTCAATCCGTTCGAAGATCGCTTTTGATTTTCAGACGGGTATCCGTTCAGCTCAGGTGACACCGAAAAC
This is a stretch of genomic DNA from Acidobacteriota bacterium. It encodes these proteins:
- a CDS encoding FtsX-like permease family protein gives rise to the protein MSFYIRTAIEPSQFLKSVNTIVSRVDPNLPVEELKTMPQQVQENVFLDRLISTMSAAFATLATLLAAIGLYGVLAFTVSQRTREFGLRMALGAQGSNVKGLVLKQVAILALVGGTIGLAMAWAIGGIAESEEQLFGMKGHDPVVFTAAFVVLSLVALGAGYIPARRASRVDPMRALRWE
- a CDS encoding ABC transporter permease, whose product is MALLASAGLFTKSLFNVSRVDLGVKLDTLVTFSVSPELNGYPSENQKRSSNGLRRNCRRSPGVTSVSASMVPLLAGSNWGTSVNVQGFKNGPDIDNHSNYNEVGPDYFSTLGVPLIGGREFTASDRLGGPKVAVVNQAFAKKFGIEGKAVGTLMKQGGDGPLDIEIVGLVQNAKYSEVKDAVPALFFTLSTGRTHRLHVVLYPHSD